The stretch of DNA GGAGTTTCGCCTTGATGTAGGGAATGTTCTCGAAAAATTCCAGTGCATCATCGACCGTCATATTCAAAACATCGGCGATGCTGCGCCCCTTGTACTGAATGTCCAAGGTTTCCCGGTTGTAGCGCTGCCCCTTGCACACCTCACAAGTGACATAGACGTCTGGCAAAAAATGCATCTCGATTTTGATGAGCCCATCGCCCTGACAGGCTTCACATCGGCCGCCTTTCACATTGAAGCTGTAGCGGCCTGGCTTGTACCCGCGCACCCGCGACTCCGGCAGGTTCGAAAAGAGATCGCGAATGAAGGTGAACAGTCCGGTGTAGGTGGCCGGATTGGAGCGGGGCGTGCGCCCAATGGGCGACTGGTCGATGTCGATGATCTTATCCAGCGCCTCAACCCCCTTCAGTTCCTTACACCCATCGATCTTCGGCTTCTTCTGATACAGCAGTTGCGAGAGCGAGTGGAACAACACTTCGAGCACGAGCGTGCTCTTTCCCGACCCCGACACACCGGTCACGCAGGTGAGCAAGCCCAACGGCACGTTGAGGGTCACCCCTTTCAAATTGTGTTTCTTGGCGCCGACGACCGTCAGGAACCCTTTGGGCTTTCGCGTGCGCGCCGGCAACGAGACCATCTGCGCGCCGAGCAGATACTGCCCCGTGAGGGAGTCGGGGTTGGCCATCACCTGTTTGGGTGTGCCTTGAGCAATGATTTTTCCGCCATGCGTGCCGGCGCCGGGCCCGAGATCGAGAATGTAATCGGCCGCCTGCATGGTCTCCGCATCGTGCTCGACGACGATGACGGTATTGCCGAGATCGCGAAGACGCAGCAGTGTCTGCAACAGACGCCGATTGTCGCGCTGATGCAGACCGATCGACGGTTCATCCAGGATGTACAACACGCCCACCAGCCCCGAACCGATCTGCGTGGCAAGCCGAATCCGTTGCCCCTCGCCGCCGGACAAGGTGGCCGCCGGACGGTCCAAGGTCAGATAGTCCAGACCGACATTGACGAGAAATCCCAGCCGCTCGCGGATTTCTTTTAAGATCCGATGCGCGATCACCAGTTCGCGTTCGGTGAACGTGAGTCCGGCAAAAAAATCCGCCGCCGCCCGCACCGACAGCTCGGTCACTTCGGCGATGGAGCGCTTGGCGATCTTCACCGCCAGACTCTCCGGCTTGAGACGCGCGCCGTGGCAACGTTCACACCGTTCCAGCAACGTGAAATCTTCGTCTTCAGATGCGCCCGGCGCCATCGCGTAGCCGATACCATCGCAAGCGGGGCATGCCCCATGCGGGCTGTTGAAGGAGAAGACCCGGGGCGTAATCTCGGGATAACTCACTCCACACTTGATACACGCCAGCTTGTCACTATAGACGTGCACTTTGCCCGGCTCCGTGAGCACCCCGACCAATCCCCCAGCCAGCTTCACCGACGTTTCGACGGAATCCGCGATCCGTCGCATCAACGCATCGCCTGGCTTCATCACCAGCCGATCGACGACGATCTCGATGTTGTGCTTTTTCTGCTTGTCGAGGACGATGTCGTCGCCGAGATCAACGATCTCGCCGTTGATTCTCGCCCTGACATACCCGGCCTTCCGCATCTCCAGTAATTCTTTTCGATACTCGCCTTTCCGGCCACGAACGATGGGCGAGAGGATCTGAAACTTCGAGCCTTCCGGCAGTTCACAGATCGCATCCACCATTTGCTGCACCGTCTGCGCGGTAATCTCCTGGCCACATTGAAAACAACAGGGATGGCCGACACGGGCGTACAGCAGGCGGAGATAGTCGTAAATTTCCGTGACCGTCCCAACGGTCGAGCGGGGATTGTGGCTGGTGCTTTTCTGTTCGATGGAAATAGCGGGCGACAACCCCTCGATGGAATCCACATCGGGCTTGCCCATCTGTTCGAGGAACTGCCTGGCATAAGCCGAGAGCGACTCCACGTACCGCCGCTGGCCTTCGGCATAGATGGTATCAAACGCCAGGGAGGACTTCCCCGACCCGCTCAGCCCGGTGATGACGACGAGTTTGTCTCGCGGAATCTCGACATCGAGATTCTTCAGATTGTGCTCACGCGCACCTTTCACGACAATGGTATTGCTCATAAGGGCGGGATTATAACACGCCGCTCCCACACGCTCGTTCGCCTCATCCTCATTGTCCCCACCCCAGGCCGGATCATCCCGGCCTCGATCGGGCCTCGGCCGTGTCGGAAAACGGGCAGTTTAGTTTTTTCCCCGACCTGCCGATAGGGAGGTGTGGGCACTTCCGTATCCCAACCATAACCATCTACGATAGTTCAGCCACTATGCATGACGTGCTGAGCCTCTTTAAGCGCAACATCAATCAACTCTTTGGAATTACGGTCGATATCCTCAACGTCGGCCGCTCCCTCCAACAGCTGTCGCTGTCCATGCAAATTCTTGCGAACAACGGCGTGGTCCAAGCCGCCAAGATTCCCGGCGGAAAAGGCCGGCCCATGCTGGCCCTGGTCGAGATCCTGAACAACACCCCTAAGGAAATCCGCCCGGAGGTGGCCGCGTTAGAGCACCTCTGTGCCGGGTTGGCCAAGGTCACCGCGAGCAGCTCGAACATCATCTGGCGGTATCATCAGTTGATTGCCAGCCTCCTGTCGGCGATGGCGCATGGGGAACGCTCCTCGGCCTCCAACGGTCTGGACTCGTTGTCACATTTGCGCTTCACCACGGCGGCGGATCTCACTCAACTGACTCAGCATCCAGCGTTTATCTCCGCGGAAGCGCTTGAGCGCGAAAATCGTCAATTTGTGGTCAACCTTTGCCAGGCCAATCTCACCGAGTTGCATGAGCGGCTCAAAGAGGCGCTGCGCTGTTTGGGAGAGACCCAACAGGCCCTGGGCGGGCTTAAATCGATCGGACTCACCGCTCG from Nitrospira sp. encodes:
- the uvrA gene encoding excinuclease ABC subunit UvrA gives rise to the protein MSNTIVVKGAREHNLKNLDVEIPRDKLVVITGLSGSGKSSLAFDTIYAEGQRRYVESLSAYARQFLEQMGKPDVDSIEGLSPAISIEQKSTSHNPRSTVGTVTEIYDYLRLLYARVGHPCCFQCGQEITAQTVQQMVDAICELPEGSKFQILSPIVRGRKGEYRKELLEMRKAGYVRARINGEIVDLGDDIVLDKQKKHNIEIVVDRLVMKPGDALMRRIADSVETSVKLAGGLVGVLTEPGKVHVYSDKLACIKCGVSYPEITPRVFSFNSPHGACPACDGIGYAMAPGASEDEDFTLLERCERCHGARLKPESLAVKIAKRSIAEVTELSVRAAADFFAGLTFTERELVIAHRILKEIRERLGFLVNVGLDYLTLDRPAATLSGGEGQRIRLATQIGSGLVGVLYILDEPSIGLHQRDNRRLLQTLLRLRDLGNTVIVVEHDAETMQAADYILDLGPGAGTHGGKIIAQGTPKQVMANPDSLTGQYLLGAQMVSLPARTRKPKGFLTVVGAKKHNLKGVTLNVPLGLLTCVTGVSGSGKSTLVLEVLFHSLSQLLYQKKPKIDGCKELKGVEALDKIIDIDQSPIGRTPRSNPATYTGLFTFIRDLFSNLPESRVRGYKPGRYSFNVKGGRCEACQGDGLIKIEMHFLPDVYVTCEVCKGQRYNRETLDIQYKGRSIADVLNMTVDDALEFFENIPYIKAKLQTLHDVGLHYVKLGQSATTLSGGEAQRVKLSRELSKRPTGRTMYILDEPTTGLHFADTQRLLDVLDRLVESGNTVLVIEHNLDMIRNADWVIDLGPEGGDRGGEIVAEGPPKEIAKSKRSFTGQVLREAGV